In a single window of the Papaver somniferum cultivar HN1 chromosome 8, ASM357369v1, whole genome shotgun sequence genome:
- the LOC113303799 gene encoding S-norcoclaurine synthase 2-like, which produces MKYQIVFSIFLLSSSIYMAESLKYILISELDVAAPADDVWALIASKDAPKTFEMLLPGMFEKLEIIEGDGGVGTVLLVVYPPGSVPLSNEEKFVTIDNHRRLKEILQTKGGYLDMGVTFYMESFQIFPRGHNSCVFKSMVRYEVPDELAPNVSSLISVEGLLTMAKAAAKYVVDSNKIKSNY; this is translated from the exons ATGAAATACCAAATTGTTTTTTCAATCTTCTTGTTGTCTTCTTCGATCTACATGGCAGAATCGTTGAAGTATATACTTATCAGCGAGCTTGACGTAGCAGCACCAGCAGACGATGTATGGGCTCTTATTGCATCTAAAGATGCCCCCAAAACCTTTGAAATGTTGCTTCCTGGTATGTTCGAGAAATTGGAAATTATTGAAGGTGATGGTGGCGTTGGTACCGTTCTTCTTGTTGTATATCCTCCAG GATCAGTACCGCTATCAAATGAAGAAAAGTTTGTGACGATCGATAACCATAGGCGTCTTAAGGAGATATTGCAAACCAAAGGAGGATATCTAGACATGGGTGTAACATTTTACATGGAGAGTTTCCAAATATTTCCAAGAGGCCACAACTCTTGTGTCTTCAAATCCATGGTCAGATATGAGGTCCCTGACGAACTTGCTCCTAATGTGTCTTCTCTCATAAGTGTCGAAGGCCTTCTCACCATGGCTAAAGCTGCTGCGAAATATGTTGTCGATAGTAACAAAATAAAGTCAAATTATTGA